The following proteins are encoded in a genomic region of Candidatus Paracaedibacteraceae bacterium:
- a CDS encoding DUF637 domain-containing protein — protein sequence MFSFRKIINILVLISYVKMTIVSSFAMDSAYFGLNDKIRIQITKNQAGGELESMGLRVFTKDKASSSNSDYKLLQQDSVDFVEGLFSNGVMPLTGLQQNVIQWTIPGLGSVIIDPNGEVTFKEMTNTHNTIKIVTPGIVVFQACALANVSLRVQGAAISDGSHIGYLKARLSNLGSLMLVGNAEQRLGHLDLFSGHLHNFSQLSILRNSRWNLHGNAAINYANISIGARANFVVDNALFFVNLNRITGNRLVLLGRQNAITEDDVATQMALMTSMSTLLPQLLSTNQFPSLTSAALNYLVPVIGQGLNLGTIDVQNLASNRTKIKNAEIGSITITDGSQSKVGILKNEGLFKTLASTGPVPLMFRKLSNDGVLECASKLIIVRSKFGTASRLITRTTEAIQFLTPTILRGTLAQVMPMTLQGRVTNKAIFEVLPDLLSPSFTLNVDGSFDNHTSMDMAYDLFLTGGGLFTNYAELKTNRFVASAMVANRNLISATDVQVDSPVFSNSDGRVIASSQVQITGDILDNSNGQIFAGGKVTTQIKSLDNTNGVIDGVGGTDVTLTGTNFNGSGGRIGNVGETNLTFAQDTTVEDIGTVAGDKTRLKEDKTGRTVTINKGVVEGKTISHILLSNITANVDFATPLLYISSPNWRFSNQAQVARTMVSVLPTQNYQLINAYRTKGTLELWQNGIHSLTDIEKHWESLYGDKTTEKPVPTHTVSILASLQADKGFKFYLPQATLHINDSGAENMTELLCPDSQLHMRVAKFDLERGCVAALTADSWAAHGHHIGRLVEDPTRKVFASFFDPTSSHNLGEYITNVSLRFDGKTYEDVYDGHHLLTLPFFVANGSQFIIRDGSSLRGHVVQRALYNARQTTLDTDQPSTFVGSTSTFEDTLHLKKSGNITSSLPIGVVDFTYNGSEQRSYEFRVGAADSFRAGVMQSDQPLEFLTLASDSHVDQFVGEVRKPCHEHNAPLKSIVVDMAGDQGKTYARARRNDFTQVRYMDRLWNVYTSPDGTESIRMPGNVSSWPYRNFEPLRSQFCQHWSPVSYAVYFYHYTQGLKGGTHLHVPHSSSVDGGMTLVDTNTRIEGIVQTSRALFAVAQGSHFVLGTNNPYFIPKADPVRNLMEGKFHSFNIHLTPDLRAMLDRVNAPQFLFAMRARFWHDDAASQEFYAPIINDVVVYHPRDGFRKIQGRTVFSLSPELLLERVRSEAQTVLLRGYVDDNTTIDPAYLQQLHRNAADYLRDCNLDAPSVSRALVSGHANTLPDVTKPMLIYTSMINEQGVEELSPRLIIPPAMIDEMRKAKGGYVRTNVLAILDNTVTLDEALHLYRDQPKLVADLKQYAEQNPDSVAQWDARAKRAKELKGDPLATEKMLQEFGSTTLLGTIKVGQLGINTSTPLFIRADIDAQDAFLKSLCDIMIQSEKGRVYTSRENFYEKITTQARIHVAGLLKIITAENLTMESVKTHSGLGTEMKALGSIFDIPIELISHSVMVEHGKKRTTRTETTRTTNVGSNHSSDATISQTAGANILHQKVHYEAKEKLRFTAGENIESRDAHDTEQTKRETTKEGTFRTKTTTECSGSSTSKSSTYKTADAGFKAERGNATFTNTIFDCLTTNIETLQGLTSFLLGVNDAYYSCVKSSMGAAWSRTSMINEQHRTYAQSKILGKMHVHSKETLIQLVEGQSQEILDLIEVDGGPVVKQFLKEMHKHERKVIQGPGQALMAIIAVAMTILTQGAAAPLAAKIGLGSGLVAKAVMGAVLSAVATQLTAATMQNKGNPFKAAKTLATKEFLKSLAIKMASAGLTAGVMAHFKIEVPDASATDNLSNADLFLKQMAYNAVQETVCIGVRATLGGEKLEDLIKDGLINIGVGSIAQFIATKIGAARYAQLKAENNSLSDYMLHKMYHGILGAGRGAALAALRGENVGSAALGGSIGGIVAEVVAEGMRERMLRQTSERFKSGSDGLSPEKKIELYNRIRSEELAKVRGFGEGASIIFATLFKSSIDQAQGAARNAIDNNASHAFAWGMPPDVMRSIQTAMAAGAAGIVAAGEALAAGAAAAGGAVVAVYAGVAIIAIGGVYYYVTMDAEPEASKPKVESFPEAEARPQSFTTPAHESKPTTHATPAHDQASSSNDKGFDTYEGPDARVFTSDRKDNCSKGESPIWKGFKPYRGAVKTNGLSGKSKEFYEWDFTHSDIEVYNKDRKHIGSMDPQTGKMYKPAVPARKLNI from the coding sequence TCTTCATAATTTCAGCCAGCTGAGCATCCTTAGAAATTCGCGATGGAATTTGCATGGCAATGCCGCTATTAATTATGCCAATATCAGTATCGGCGCAAGAGCAAACTTTGTTGTTGATAACGCGCTTTTCTTTGTCAATTTGAATCGCATTACAGGAAATCGTTTGGTTCTGCTTGGTAGGCAAAATGCCATAACAGAAGACGATGTTGCAACGCAAATGGCCCTGATGACCAGCATGTCAACCCTTTTGCCACAGTTGCTGAGTACGAACCAATTCCCAAGTCTAACATCTGCTGCCTTAAATTACCTCGTTCCCGTTATTGGTCAAGGTTTAAATCTTGGGACAATAGACGTCCAAAACCTAGCCAGCAATAGAACAAAGATTAAAAATGCTGAAATCGGCTCAATCACGATTACAGACGGATCTCAGTCAAAAGTTGGCATTCTCAAAAACGAAGGGCTTTTTAAAACACTCGCCTCAACAGGTCCTGTTCCCCTCATGTTCCGAAAACTTAGCAATGACGGCGTTCTTGAGTGCGCCTCAAAACTGATTATTGTCCGGTCTAAATTTGGCACAGCCAGTCGCCTGATTACCAGAACAACCGAAGCCATTCAATTTCTAACACCAACAATCTTGCGCGGGACATTGGCGCAAGTAATGCCCATGACCCTGCAGGGGCGCGTCACTAATAAGGCAATTTTTGAGGTTCTTCCTGACTTGCTATCACCATCGTTCACCCTGAATGTCGATGGTTCCTTTGATAACCATACCTCCATGGACATGGCTTATGATTTATTTTTGACAGGGGGAGGACTCTTTACAAACTATGCTGAATTAAAGACCAACCGTTTTGTGGCGTCTGCTATGGTTGCAAACCGCAATTTAATCTCGGCAACGGATGTGCAAGTTGACTCACCTGTTTTCAGTAATAGTGATGGTCGAGTTATAGCATCATCCCAAGTTCAGATTACTGGGGATATTCTGGATAACAGCAACGGTCAAATTTTTGCCGGTGGTAAAGTCACCACGCAGATCAAAAGTCTAGATAATACAAACGGCGTTATTGATGGTGTCGGTGGCACGGATGTAACCCTAACAGGAACAAATTTCAATGGTTCAGGCGGTCGCATTGGAAATGTGGGCGAGACAAATCTGACTTTTGCCCAAGATACCACCGTTGAGGATATTGGGACAGTTGCCGGCGATAAAACGCGCCTTAAAGAAGACAAAACAGGACGCACCGTTACAATTAATAAGGGCGTCGTCGAAGGGAAAACAATTTCTCATATCTTGCTCTCGAACATTACGGCTAACGTTGATTTTGCAACGCCACTTTTATATATATCATCACCCAATTGGCGTTTCTCGAATCAGGCTCAGGTTGCACGGACAATGGTCTCTGTTTTACCAACCCAAAACTATCAGCTTATCAATGCTTATCGTACCAAGGGAACCCTAGAGTTATGGCAAAACGGCATTCACAGCTTAACCGACATTGAAAAGCATTGGGAAAGCTTGTACGGCGATAAAACAACAGAAAAACCGGTACCAACCCATACGGTCAGTATCTTAGCCAGCCTGCAAGCCGACAAGGGATTCAAATTCTACCTGCCCCAAGCAACGCTCCATATCAACGACAGTGGTGCAGAGAATATGACGGAACTGCTGTGTCCTGACAGCCAACTGCACATGCGTGTGGCAAAGTTCGATCTAGAGCGCGGCTGCGTTGCAGCCTTAACAGCGGACAGCTGGGCTGCCCACGGTCATCATATTGGTCGCCTTGTCGAAGATCCGACCCGCAAAGTTTTTGCGTCGTTTTTTGATCCGACATCATCCCATAATTTGGGAGAGTATATCACAAATGTTAGCCTCCGTTTTGACGGCAAAACCTATGAAGATGTTTACGATGGTCATCATCTGTTGACACTGCCATTCTTTGTGGCAAACGGTAGCCAATTTATCATACGTGACGGATCATCCTTACGCGGTCATGTTGTGCAGCGTGCTCTTTATAACGCCAGACAGACCACCTTAGACACGGACCAACCTTCAACCTTTGTCGGATCAACAAGCACCTTTGAAGATACCCTGCATCTTAAGAAGAGCGGAAATATTACATCCTCTCTGCCTATTGGTGTTGTCGACTTCACCTATAACGGCTCAGAGCAACGTTCTTATGAATTTCGTGTGGGTGCGGCTGACTCTTTCCGTGCCGGGGTTATGCAGTCCGACCAACCTTTGGAATTCTTGACTCTTGCTAGTGATAGCCACGTCGACCAATTCGTTGGCGAAGTCAGAAAGCCCTGCCATGAACATAACGCCCCGCTTAAATCCATTGTGGTAGATATGGCCGGTGATCAAGGAAAGACATATGCACGAGCGAGACGTAATGATTTCACTCAAGTACGTTATATGGATAGACTTTGGAATGTTTATACATCGCCTGATGGGACGGAATCTATTCGTATGCCCGGAAATGTTTCATCATGGCCGTATCGGAATTTTGAACCACTTCGTTCTCAGTTTTGTCAGCATTGGAGTCCCGTATCCTACGCGGTTTATTTTTACCATTATACCCAAGGTCTCAAGGGTGGCACTCACCTCCACGTTCCCCATTCCAGTTCTGTTGATGGGGGGATGACCCTTGTCGATACGAACACGCGTATTGAAGGGATCGTCCAAACCAGCCGTGCGCTTTTTGCAGTTGCTCAGGGCAGTCATTTTGTTCTCGGCACCAACAACCCGTACTTTATCCCAAAAGCAGACCCTGTTCGCAACTTGATGGAAGGCAAATTCCACAGCTTTAACATCCATCTGACACCGGATCTTAGAGCCATGTTGGATCGGGTCAACGCGCCACAATTCCTCTTTGCCATGCGGGCGCGGTTCTGGCACGATGACGCTGCCTCTCAAGAGTTTTACGCTCCGATCATCAACGATGTGGTTGTCTACCACCCTCGCGATGGTTTCCGCAAAATCCAAGGTCGCACTGTCTTTAGCCTATCGCCTGAGCTTTTGTTAGAACGTGTTCGCAGTGAAGCTCAGACTGTTCTCTTGCGCGGTTATGTGGATGATAACACGACCATTGATCCGGCATACCTGCAACAGTTGCACCGTAATGCAGCAGATTATTTGCGCGATTGCAACCTCGATGCGCCGTCCGTCTCCCGTGCTTTGGTCTCCGGTCATGCCAACACTTTGCCGGATGTGACAAAGCCTATGTTGATCTATACCAGCATGATCAATGAGCAAGGGGTCGAAGAACTCTCGCCGCGTTTGATTATCCCGCCGGCCATGATTGATGAGATGCGCAAAGCCAAGGGTGGATACGTCCGTACCAACGTTTTAGCCATTTTGGACAATACGGTAACCCTTGATGAAGCCCTGCACCTCTATCGGGATCAACCGAAATTGGTTGCCGACCTAAAGCAATATGCCGAGCAAAATCCGGACTCAGTCGCCCAGTGGGATGCTCGCGCCAAACGGGCAAAGGAACTTAAAGGCGATCCGCTTGCCACCGAAAAAATGCTCCAAGAGTTTGGCTCAACAACATTGTTGGGAACCATTAAGGTTGGTCAATTAGGCATCAACACCTCAACCCCGCTGTTCATCCGAGCCGACATCGACGCCCAAGATGCGTTCCTAAAAAGCTTGTGCGATATCATGATTCAGTCAGAGAAAGGACGTGTTTATACCTCTCGTGAAAATTTCTATGAAAAGATTACCACCCAAGCCCGAATTCATGTGGCCGGATTGCTAAAGATCATCACCGCCGAAAACCTAACCATGGAATCTGTCAAGACCCATTCAGGCTTAGGCACGGAAATGAAAGCCTTGGGCAGCATCTTTGATATCCCCATTGAATTAATTTCGCATTCGGTTATGGTTGAGCACGGTAAGAAAAGGACGACCCGCACCGAGACAACACGCACAACCAATGTGGGGTCGAATCACTCGTCTGATGCGACGATTAGTCAAACAGCAGGGGCGAACATACTCCACCAAAAAGTGCACTACGAAGCTAAAGAAAAACTCAGGTTCACCGCCGGAGAAAACATTGAGAGTCGTGACGCCCATGATACCGAGCAAACGAAACGTGAAACAACCAAAGAAGGAACCTTCCGTACCAAAACAACAACCGAGTGCTCAGGCAGTTCAACGTCAAAAAGCTCAACCTATAAGACAGCTGATGCGGGATTCAAAGCTGAAAGAGGCAACGCCACCTTCACCAATACAATCTTTGATTGCCTGACGACTAACATTGAGACGCTCCAAGGGCTAACCTCGTTCCTGTTGGGGGTTAACGACGCTTACTACAGCTGTGTCAAATCCTCTATGGGGGCGGCGTGGAGTCGCACCAGCATGATCAACGAACAGCATCGCACCTATGCTCAATCTAAGATTCTCGGCAAGATGCACGTGCACTCCAAGGAAACCTTGATTCAGCTGGTCGAAGGTCAATCCCAAGAGATCCTTGATCTGATTGAGGTCGATGGTGGCCCCGTCGTCAAGCAATTCCTTAAGGAAATGCACAAGCATGAACGCAAGGTCATACAAGGCCCCGGCCAAGCCCTTATGGCCATTATTGCGGTTGCCATGACGATTCTGACACAGGGTGCAGCAGCCCCCCTTGCGGCAAAGATTGGGTTAGGTTCAGGTCTGGTAGCCAAGGCTGTCATGGGCGCAGTACTTTCTGCTGTTGCAACGCAGCTGACGGCGGCGACCATGCAGAACAAAGGAAACCCGTTCAAGGCCGCCAAAACATTGGCGACGAAGGAATTCCTTAAGAGCCTTGCTATAAAAATGGCTTCGGCCGGCCTCACCGCCGGTGTTATGGCGCACTTTAAGATCGAAGTTCCCGATGCGTCTGCTACCGATAACTTATCAAATGCGGATCTTTTCCTAAAGCAAATGGCCTATAACGCCGTGCAAGAAACTGTTTGCATCGGCGTACGAGCGACTCTGGGCGGGGAAAAGCTTGAGGACTTGATCAAAGACGGCCTCATTAATATCGGGGTCGGCTCGATCGCCCAGTTCATAGCGACAAAGATTGGTGCTGCCCGCTATGCTCAGCTCAAAGCTGAAAACAACAGCCTCAGCGATTACATGCTCCACAAGATGTATCACGGGATCTTGGGTGCCGGTCGAGGGGCAGCACTTGCTGCTCTGCGCGGTGAAAACGTCGGATCCGCTGCCCTTGGTGGCTCCATCGGTGGTATCGTCGCTGAAGTTGTGGCAGAGGGGATGCGCGAGCGGATGTTGCGCCAAACATCTGAGCGGTTTAAAAGCGGTTCTGATGGCTTATCTCCTGAAAAGAAGATTGAGCTTTACAACAGAATCCGTTCAGAAGAACTTGCAAAAGTCCGTGGCTTTGGTGAAGGTGCCTCGATCATCTTTGCCACCCTATTCAAGAGCAGCATTGACCAAGCTCAAGGGGCAGCGCGCAACGCCATTGACAACAACGCCAGTCATGCCTTTGCTTGGGGGATGCCACCGGATGTGATGCGCTCCATCCAAACGGCCATGGCAGCAGGAGCAGCTGGTATTGTTGCAGCGGGTGAGGCTTTAGCCGCGGGAGCAGCTGCGGCCGGCGGGGCAGTTGTTGCGGTGTATGCAGGTGTGGCAATCATTGCAATCGGTGGTGTGTATTATTACGTGACCATGGATGCCGAACCTGAGGCTAGCAAACCCAAGGTCGAATCCTTCCCAGAGGCAGAAGCCCGCCCGCAAAGTTTTACAACACCAGCCCACGAGTCCAAACCGACAACGCACGCGACTCCTGCGCACGATCAAGCAAGCTCATCCAACGATAAAGGATTTGACACATACGAGGGTCCAGATGCTAGAGTATTTACGAGTGATCGAAAAGATAACTGTAGTAAGGGTGAAAGTCCAATTTGGAAAGGGTTTAAACCATATAGGGGTGCCGTTAAAACTAACGGTCTTAGTGGGAAAAGTAAGGAGTTTTACGAGTGGGATTTTACACATAGTGATATTGAGGTTTATAATAAAGACAGGAAACACATAGGGTCAATGGACCCTCAAACAGGAAAAATGTATAAACCCGCAGTTCCAGCAAGAAAGCTAAACATATGA